The following are from one region of the Anomaloglossus baeobatrachus isolate aAnoBae1 chromosome 1, aAnoBae1.hap1, whole genome shotgun sequence genome:
- the LOC142298399 gene encoding uncharacterized protein LOC142298399: MSSSGSPPFGSQTEVAETSQEMLPEEDGRGGERHGAGDHSASTSRAHDRAPPRPSQGRRRGGGGHSASQRAPDSDGEEAGFINIDLLIDEVREREPLWNMADRRHADSIVTRRLWDEVCHAAVEGWGELNSRGQKKQRDKLQKRWRSIRDRFKKELNQEMQAPSGSGGRRSKYRYFRALSFLRTTMVCRSTVCSTQEPASNPTGAIPEQSATGEHTHRPHPSEPSLPSTSVPSTCAGASRETSLPEAAGDEIAFPLPHPSDTAALSRTPLGSGRQRHRGQEKSYAPEFLHLNAAFQNAIQLLSEQNRASFSFLNANMEKNTHELCTRLDRLHLDASKSPNHCFFQAVLERMEKLSLDHQMHVMQATRKALGQVDSQPPPPTPTRPPAPPPAIVPTPPAAHYQPAAQYQPAAQYQPAAQYQPAAQYQPAAQYQPAAQYQPDAQYQPAAQYQPAGQYQLPTTSAPTLPTHYHISPSTTIMTPTQTTNSPATSSVSQSLHSTPQSLPNPIPSPGFPLGFSTTPSSSVTSPPPPPTPLSTLNTPTVRVFPPVSPSSTISTPSPRFTNL, encoded by the exons atgtcgtcttctggtagcccgcccttcggttcacaaactgag gtggccgaaacatcacaggagatgctgccagaagaggacggaaggggtggagaaagacACGGAGCGGGCgatcatagt gcttcaacttctagggctcatgatagagctcccccaagaccgtcccagggtcgtcgtcgaggtggcggtggtcatagt gcatcccagcgtgctcccgattctgacggtgaggaggccggatttatcaacatcgacctcctcatcgatgaagttagagagagggagccgctgtggaacatggctgaccgccgccacgctgattcgatcgtaacccgtcgactctgggacgaggtatgccacgcagcggtagaaggttggggggagctcaattctcgtggccagaagaaacagc gtgacaaacttcagaagcggtggcggtctatcagggatcgcttcaaaaaggagttaaatcaagagatgcaggccccgagtggatccggaggacgcagatcgaagtaccgttactttagagcgttgtcgttcctccggacaactatggtgtgcagaag caccgtctgcagcactcaggagcctgcatcgaacccgacaggagcgatccctgaacagtccgccactggtgaacacacgcacagaccccacccatctgaaccttcccttccatctacatctgtcccatccacctgcgctggagcttcccgtgagacttcattacctgaagctgctggtgatgagatagcttttcccctaccccacccctctgacactgctgccctcagtagaacacctttgggttctgggcgtcagcgtcataggggtcaggaaaagagctatgcgccagagttcttgcatctaaatgcagccttccagaacgccattcaattattatcagaacaaaatcgtgcatcttttagcttcctaaatgcaaatatggaaaaaaatacacacgaattgtgcacgcgtctggacaggctgcatttagatgcaagtaaatctcccaatcattgtttttttcaagccgtactagagcgcatggaaaagctatctcttgaccatcagatgcatgtaatgcaagccacacggaaGGCTCTGGggcaggttgactcccaaccacctccacccacccctacaagaccacctgccccccctccagccattgtccctactccccctgctgcccattaccagcctgctgcccagtaccagcctgctgcccagtaccagcctgcagcccagtaccagcctgctgcccagtaccagcctgctgcccagtaccagcctgctgcccagtaccagcctgatgcccagtaccagcctgcggcccagtaccagcctgcgggccagtaccagctcccaaccacatctgcccctacacttcctacccactaccacatctcgccttccacaaccatcatgaccccaactcaaaccactaattcacccgccacctcttctgtctcccaatccctccactccacccctcaatccttaccaaatcccatcccatctcctggtttccctcttggtttctctacCACACCTTcatcttctgttacttccccaccaccaccaccaacaccactttccaccctcaatactccaactgtgcgtgtgttcccacctgtcagcccctccagtactatctccaccccaagcccaagatttacaaatttataa